Proteins encoded by one window of Polaribacter haliotis:
- a CDS encoding competence/damage-inducible protein A, whose amino-acid sequence MKAEIITIGDEILIGQIVDTNSQWIGQQLNKIGVSVYQISSIQDDEQHILNAFKEAQERADIVIITGGLGPTKDDITKKTIAKFFKDDKIVEYPNVVTHIKGLFQKINHPFKEIQRTQAQLPSKATLLMNNFGTAPGMWFFENNTVFVSLPGVPYEMKGLITNEVLPRIQKQFKLPFILHKTIMTYGAGESTIAERIEDFENNLPTYIKLAYLPSFGKVRLRLSAFGENKEILEKELQEKVDEVYKLIPEIITGLDDDASLEKRIGALLKSKNKTIATAESVTGGKIASTLVSIAGSSSYYKGSFVTYSAETKTSLLGVSEETIKTHTVVSKEVALEMAKGAKEKLKTDYVIAVTGNAGPTTDDTDKSVGIVYIALISDDKEIVEEFNFGQPREKVINRTVSKALEMLQKELS is encoded by the coding sequence ATGAAAGCAGAAATTATAACCATTGGAGACGAGATTTTAATTGGACAAATTGTAGATACAAATTCACAGTGGATTGGTCAGCAATTAAATAAAATAGGTGTTTCAGTTTATCAGATTTCTTCCATTCAAGATGATGAGCAACATATTTTAAATGCTTTCAAAGAAGCACAAGAAAGAGCAGATATTGTAATAATAACAGGAGGTTTAGGACCCACAAAAGACGATATCACCAAAAAAACAATTGCTAAATTCTTTAAAGATGATAAAATTGTAGAATATCCAAATGTTGTAACTCATATAAAAGGACTCTTTCAAAAAATAAATCATCCATTTAAAGAAATTCAAAGAACACAAGCACAATTGCCATCCAAAGCAACATTGTTAATGAACAATTTCGGAACAGCTCCAGGCATGTGGTTTTTCGAAAATAATACCGTTTTTGTGTCACTTCCAGGCGTTCCTTATGAAATGAAAGGTTTAATAACCAATGAAGTTTTACCAAGAATTCAAAAACAATTTAAACTACCATTTATACTTCATAAAACAATTATGACTTATGGTGCAGGAGAAAGCACCATCGCAGAAAGAATAGAAGATTTCGAAAACAATTTACCAACCTATATAAAACTAGCCTATTTACCATCATTTGGGAAAGTTCGTTTGCGTTTATCTGCCTTTGGCGAAAACAAAGAAATTTTAGAAAAAGAATTACAAGAAAAAGTAGATGAGGTTTACAAACTAATCCCAGAAATAATTACAGGTTTAGACGATGATGCTTCATTGGAAAAAAGAATAGGAGCTTTGTTAAAATCTAAAAACAAAACAATAGCAACAGCAGAAAGTGTAACAGGAGGTAAAATAGCCTCAACATTGGTTTCAATTGCAGGTTCATCTTCATATTATAAAGGAAGTTTTGTAACCTATTCAGCAGAAACAAAAACAAGTTTATTAGGAGTTTCCGAAGAAACAATTAAAACACACACAGTAGTAAGTAAAGAAGTTGCTTTAGAAATGGCAAAAGGAGCCAAGGAAAAGTTAAAAACCGATTATGTAATTGCTGTTACAGGAAACGCAGGACCAACAACCGATGATACTGACAAAAGTGTAGGTATTGTTTATATTGCATTAATTTCTGACGATAAGGAAATCGTCGAAGAATTTAACTTTGGGCAACCAAGAGAGAAGGTAATTAACAGAACCGTAAGTAAAGCTTTAGAAATGTTGCAGAAAGAATTGTCTTAA
- a CDS encoding amidase family protein: MKNIVLLILLSILFINCQQEEIVFKDAFKKYNETEALAQSQENESGRMKFKLIQSKYLDMNAVFKPFQKELNNFSEESYEELKPLILEQEIPQLQKNVKEGKLSYEKLTLFYLYRIRKFESDSTLSLNSIIALNPNVLNDAREKDKIKTDVSEFSIYGMPILLKDNINTKDMKTTAGAIALADNKTSEDAFIVKKLRENGAIILGKVNLSEWAYFFCSGCPLGYSAIGGQTLNPYGRGKFETGGSSAGSGVTVAANFAVAAVGTETAGSITSPSSQNSVVGLKPTIGVLSRSGIVPISSTLDTPGPMTKSVIDNSIFMNAMRGFDKSDTASKNIEEDYIQNGFRNKLENRRIGVLKPLLLDSIYNSTVEKLKKVGVEIVEITPPEISFDGFVTLLNIDMKHDLPKYLKNNANKNIEVKNVNDVVNFNKFDSILRAPYGQQLFEGIVNDKTTSEEFRKIKKNLNSEGQKYLQALNEDKLDVILSINNYHSGIAAVAKYPTLTVPMGYKDSGEPVSLTFIGLPFSERNLLEIGYAFEQLTKVRKMPKNYQ, from the coding sequence ATGAAAAATATTGTTCTTCTAATATTATTAAGTATTTTATTTATCAATTGTCAGCAAGAAGAAATTGTTTTTAAAGATGCTTTCAAAAAATACAATGAAACAGAAGCGTTAGCACAATCGCAAGAAAACGAAAGTGGACGAATGAAGTTTAAACTAATTCAATCTAAATATTTAGATATGAATGCAGTTTTTAAGCCATTTCAAAAGGAATTAAATAACTTTTCTGAAGAGAGTTACGAAGAATTAAAGCCACTTATTTTAGAACAAGAAATTCCTCAACTTCAAAAAAATGTAAAAGAAGGAAAGTTATCTTACGAAAAACTAACTCTTTTTTATCTCTACAGAATTCGAAAATTCGAAAGTGATTCTACATTGTCTTTAAATAGTATTATTGCTTTAAATCCAAATGTTTTAAACGACGCAAGAGAAAAAGACAAGATTAAAACGGATGTTTCTGAATTTTCAATCTACGGAATGCCCATTTTATTAAAAGATAACATCAACACAAAGGACATGAAAACAACTGCAGGAGCAATTGCTTTGGCAGATAATAAAACATCTGAAGATGCTTTTATCGTTAAAAAATTAAGAGAAAATGGCGCAATTATATTGGGAAAAGTTAATTTAAGTGAATGGGCATATTTTTTCTGTTCTGGTTGTCCTTTGGGTTATTCTGCAATTGGCGGACAAACCTTAAATCCTTATGGAAGAGGGAAATTCGAAACAGGAGGAAGTTCTGCAGGAAGTGGAGTTACAGTTGCAGCAAACTTTGCAGTAGCAGCAGTTGGTACAGAAACTGCAGGTTCTATTACATCTCCTTCAAGTCAGAATTCGGTAGTTGGATTAAAACCAACCATTGGTGTTTTAAGTAGAAGTGGAATTGTTCCAATTTCCTCAACATTAGATACGCCAGGACCTATGACAAAAAGTGTCATAGACAATTCCATTTTTATGAATGCCATGAGAGGTTTTGATAAAAGTGATACCGCTTCAAAAAATATAGAAGAAGATTACATTCAAAACGGATTTAGAAATAAATTAGAAAACAGAAGAATAGGTGTTTTAAAGCCACTATTATTAGATTCAATTTATAATTCAACAGTGGAAAAATTAAAAAAAGTAGGCGTTGAAATCGTAGAAATTACACCTCCAGAAATTTCTTTTGATGGTTTTGTAACGTTGTTAAATATTGACATGAAACACGACTTGCCAAAATATTTAAAAAATAATGCCAACAAAAATATTGAAGTAAAGAATGTAAACGATGTTGTAAACTTTAATAAATTCGACTCTATTTTAAGAGCGCCTTATGGACAACAATTGTTTGAGGGAATTGTAAATGATAAAACAACTTCAGAAGAATTTAGAAAAATAAAGAAAAACTTAAATTCGGAAGGACAAAAATATTTACAAGCTTTAAATGAAGATAAATTAGATGTTATTTTATCGATAAACAATTATCATTCAGGAATTGCTGCAGTTGCGAAATACCCAACATTAACAGTTCCTATGGGATATAAAGATTCTGGAGAACCTGTAAGTCTAACTTTTATTGGCTTGCCTTTTTCCGAAAGAAACTTATTAGAAATTGGGTATGCTTTTGAGCAATTAACAAAAGTTAGAAAAATGCCAAAAAACTATCAATAG
- the rimO gene encoding 30S ribosomal protein S12 methylthiotransferase RimO, with product MRTKTIKKNKINVVTLGCSKNIYDSEVLMGQLKANGKNVVHEDENDDGNIVVINTCGFIGKAKEESIDTILHYANRKEAGEIDKVFVSGCLSERYKPDLEEQIPNVDQYFGTHDLPNLLKVLEADYKHELIGERLTTTPKHYAYLKIAEGCDRPCSFCAIPLMRGKHVSTPIEDIVTEATKLAEKGIKEIMLIAQDLTYYGLDIYKKRALADLLEALAKVDGIEWIRMHYAFPTGFPMDVLEVMKREPKVCNYLDIPLQHINTELLKSMKRGTTHEKTTALIHKFREAVPEMAIRTTLIVGYPGETEEMFQELKDWVEEMRFERLGAFEYSHEENTGAYVLEDDVPAEVKFKRVNEIMEVQSQISWELNQEKIGKTFRCLFDRKDGEYFYGRTESDSPDVDNDVIVDAKEHYIKIGEFIDVKIHDAGDYDLHGTPVKKQERPVPLNQRKK from the coding sequence ATGCGTACAAAAACCATCAAAAAAAATAAGATTAACGTTGTTACTTTAGGTTGTTCTAAAAATATTTACGATTCGGAAGTGTTAATGGGACAGTTGAAAGCGAATGGTAAAAACGTTGTACATGAAGATGAAAATGATGATGGAAATATCGTTGTTATAAATACGTGTGGTTTTATTGGAAAAGCAAAAGAGGAATCTATTGATACAATTTTACATTACGCAAACAGAAAAGAAGCTGGAGAAATTGATAAAGTTTTTGTTTCTGGATGTTTAAGTGAACGTTATAAACCAGATTTAGAAGAGCAAATACCTAATGTAGATCAGTATTTTGGTACGCACGATTTGCCTAATTTATTAAAGGTTTTAGAAGCAGATTATAAGCACGAATTAATTGGAGAACGTTTAACAACCACTCCAAAACACTACGCATATTTAAAAATTGCAGAAGGTTGTGACAGACCTTGTTCTTTTTGTGCAATTCCTTTAATGAGAGGAAAACACGTTTCTACACCTATTGAAGATATTGTTACAGAAGCAACAAAATTAGCAGAAAAAGGAATTAAAGAAATTATGTTAATCGCACAAGATTTAACATATTACGGATTAGATATTTACAAAAAACGTGCTTTGGCAGATTTGTTAGAAGCATTGGCAAAAGTAGATGGAATTGAATGGATAAGAATGCATTATGCGTTTCCAACAGGTTTCCCAATGGATGTTTTAGAGGTAATGAAACGTGAGCCAAAAGTGTGTAATTATTTAGATATTCCTTTACAGCACATAAATACAGAGTTGTTAAAGTCGATGAAACGTGGAACTACACACGAAAAAACGACGGCTTTAATTCATAAATTTAGAGAAGCTGTTCCAGAAATGGCAATTAGAACAACTTTAATTGTTGGTTATCCTGGAGAAACTGAAGAAATGTTTCAAGAATTGAAAGATTGGGTAGAAGAAATGCGTTTCGAACGTTTGGGAGCTTTTGAATATTCACACGAAGAAAATACTGGTGCTTATGTTTTAGAAGATGATGTTCCTGCAGAAGTGAAGTTTAAACGTGTGAATGAAATTATGGAAGTTCAATCTCAAATTTCTTGGGAATTGAATCAAGAAAAAATAGGAAAAACATTTAGATGTTTGTTCGATAGAAAAGATGGAGAGTATTTCTACGGAAGAACAGAATCGGATTCACCAGATGTAGATAATGATGTGATTGTAGACGCAAAAGAACATTATATTAAAATAGGGGAGTTTATAGATGTAAAGATTCACGATGCTGGAGATTACGATTTACATGGAACGCCTGTTAAAAAGCAAGAAAGACCAGTTCCTTTAAATCAAAGGAAAAAATAA
- the rpmG gene encoding 50S ribosomal protein L33, with protein sequence MAKKGNRVQVILECTEHKATGKPGTSRYITTKNKKNSPDRMEIKKFNSILNKMTVHKEIK encoded by the coding sequence ATGGCAAAAAAAGGTAACAGAGTTCAAGTAATTTTAGAGTGTACAGAGCACAAAGCAACTGGAAAACCAGGTACTTCTAGATACATTACAACTAAGAACAAGAAGAACAGTCCAGATAGAATGGAGATTAAAAAATTCAACTCTATCTTAAATAAAATGACAGTTCACAAAGAAATTAAGTAA
- the ftsY gene encoding signal recognition particle-docking protein FtsY — protein sequence MSFFKKIFSKEKKETLDKGLEKTNTNFFDKLSKAVAGKSKVDDDVLDNLEEVLVASDVGVDTTLKVITRIEDRVARDKYVGTDELNKILREEIAGLLSETNLGNETEFTIPEIPKDKNGKKMPYVLMVVGVNGVGKTTTIGKLASQFKKQGLKVVLGAADTFRAAAIDQLQVWADRTDVPIVRQEMGSDPASVAFDTLKSAVNQDADVVIIDTAGRLHNKVNLMNELTKIKRVMQKVVDNSPHDVLLVLDGSTGQNAFEQAKQFTLATEVTSLAVTKLDGTAKGGVVIGISDQFKIPVKYIGIGEGIDDLQVFNKIEFVDSFFK from the coding sequence ATGAGTTTTTTTAAAAAAATATTTTCGAAAGAAAAAAAGGAAACATTAGACAAAGGATTAGAGAAAACAAATACAAATTTCTTTGATAAACTTTCCAAAGCAGTTGCAGGTAAATCTAAAGTAGATGACGATGTTTTAGATAACTTAGAAGAGGTTTTAGTAGCATCAGATGTTGGAGTAGATACAACGTTAAAAGTAATTACTAGAATCGAAGATCGTGTTGCCAGAGATAAATATGTTGGTACAGACGAATTAAATAAAATTCTTAGAGAAGAAATTGCAGGTTTATTATCGGAAACCAATCTTGGTAACGAAACTGAATTTACAATTCCAGAAATTCCTAAAGACAAAAATGGTAAGAAAATGCCATATGTTTTAATGGTAGTTGGCGTAAATGGAGTTGGTAAAACCACAACAATTGGTAAGTTAGCAAGTCAATTTAAAAAACAAGGTTTAAAAGTAGTTTTAGGAGCTGCAGATACCTTTAGAGCAGCAGCAATAGATCAATTACAAGTTTGGGCAGACAGAACAGATGTACCAATTGTTCGTCAAGAAATGGGCTCTGACCCAGCTTCTGTGGCTTTCGATACTTTAAAATCTGCTGTAAATCAAGATGCAGATGTTGTAATTATAGATACAGCTGGTAGATTACATAACAAAGTCAATTTAATGAACGAGCTGACCAAAATTAAACGTGTAATGCAAAAAGTGGTAGACAACTCTCCACACGATGTTTTATTAGTTTTAGATGGTTCTACAGGACAAAATGCATTTGAGCAAGCAAAACAATTTACTTTGGCGACAGAAGTAACTTCTTTGGCTGTCACAAAATTAGACGGAACAGCAAAAGGTGGAGTTGTCATAGGAATTTCCGACCAATTTAAAATCCCAGTAAAATATATTGGAATAGGAGAAGGAATAGATGATTTACAAGTCTTTAATAAAATTGAATTTGTAGATTCTTTTTTTAAGTAG
- the rpmB gene encoding 50S ribosomal protein L28: protein MSRVCELTGKKAMVGNNVSHALNRTKRKFDANLMTKRFYIPEEDKWITLKVSASALKNINKKGISAVIKDARANGFLTK from the coding sequence ATGTCTAGAGTTTGTGAATTAACAGGAAAAAAAGCAATGGTTGGGAACAACGTTTCTCACGCTTTAAATAGAACCAAAAGAAAGTTTGACGCTAATTTAATGACAAAGCGTTTTTACATTCCAGAAGAAGATAAATGGATTACTTTAAAAGTATCTGCTTCTGCATTAAAAAATATTAACAAGAAAGGAATTTCTGCAGTTATAAAAGACGCGAGAGCTAACGGATTTTTAACTAAATAA
- a CDS encoding diphthine--ammonia ligase, whose amino-acid sequence MKKTYFNWSSGKDSALALFKMQQNSYYDVNLLVTTVNEDYKRVSMHGLREELLEKQTASLELPLYKISFPANVTMDSYSETMKVAMDSLVEKQYEHAVFGDIFLEDLKAFRDTKLKEVGIKGVYPLWKKDTKEIINEFLELGFKAITVCVNAKLLGEEFVGRIIDEQFIKDLPENVDVCGENGEFHTFVFDGPNFSKPVDFTIGEKTLRSYTLHDNDDDNCHQSKDIEEEKNYDTSFWYCDLIPK is encoded by the coding sequence ATGAAAAAAACTTATTTTAATTGGAGTTCAGGAAAAGATTCTGCATTGGCACTGTTTAAAATGCAACAGAATTCTTACTATGATGTCAACTTGTTGGTAACGACTGTAAATGAAGATTATAAACGTGTTTCTATGCATGGTTTACGAGAAGAACTACTCGAAAAACAAACAGCATCTTTAGAACTTCCACTTTATAAAATTTCTTTTCCTGCAAATGTTACCATGGATTCTTATTCAGAAACCATGAAAGTAGCAATGGATTCTTTAGTTGAAAAACAATATGAACATGCAGTTTTTGGCGATATTTTTTTGGAAGATTTAAAAGCGTTTAGAGATACAAAATTAAAAGAAGTCGGCATTAAAGGAGTGTATCCACTTTGGAAAAAAGACACGAAAGAAATAATAAACGAATTTTTAGAATTGGGTTTTAAAGCAATTACAGTTTGTGTGAATGCAAAATTATTAGGCGAAGAATTTGTCGGTAGAATTATAGACGAACAGTTTATAAAAGATTTACCAGAAAATGTAGATGTTTGTGGAGAAAATGGTGAGTTTCATACGTTTGTTTTTGATGGACCAAATTTTAGCAAACCTGTAGATTTTACCATTGGCGAGAAAACTTTGCGTTCGTATACTTTGCATGATAATGATGATGACAATTGCCATCAATCAAAAGACATAGAAGAAGAAAAAAACTACGATACTAGTTTTTGGTATTGCGATTTGATTCCGAAATAA
- a CDS encoding serine hydrolase domain-containing protein, producing the protein MKISLYYFVFLLMITISCSRKHTEEIVVAPINEEIYFPPLNSEIWETTSLSNLNWNENEYKPLLDFLKEKNSKSFIILYNGKIVVEEYFNNHNLNSFWYWASAGKTLTTAVSGIAQNENLLNINNKVSDYLGKSWTSLTIEKEDLITCKNLLSMNSGLDDSLGDDISKENLKYKADAEKRWAYHNVYVKMQDVITNATNTTFTNYFNTKLKDKIGMNGFWRNSNNFNVYWSNSRSMARFGLLIAGNGKWENTQIISEDFITEATNTSQSLNQSYGYLWWLNGKSSYHLPQSQATFNGKLIPNAPNDLFAALGKDDQKIYIVPSKKLVIIRMGEAADSSNFALSTFDVDLWEKLNLLIN; encoded by the coding sequence ATGAAAATTTCTTTATACTACTTTGTTTTTTTACTAATGATTACTATTTCTTGTTCTAGAAAACATACTGAAGAAATTGTAGTAGCACCAATAAATGAAGAAATCTACTTTCCTCCTTTAAATTCTGAAATTTGGGAAACCACTTCTTTAAGTAATTTAAATTGGAATGAAAACGAATACAAACCTTTATTAGACTTTTTAAAAGAAAAAAACTCCAAAAGTTTTATAATTCTTTACAATGGCAAAATTGTTGTTGAAGAGTATTTTAATAACCATAATTTAAATTCTTTTTGGTATTGGGCAAGTGCTGGTAAAACTTTAACTACAGCAGTTTCTGGAATTGCACAGAATGAAAACTTATTAAATATAAATAATAAAGTTTCTGATTATTTAGGTAAAAGTTGGACAAGTTTAACTATTGAAAAGGAAGATTTAATTACTTGTAAAAATTTACTCTCTATGAATTCTGGTTTAGATGATTCTTTGGGAGATGATATTTCTAAAGAAAATTTAAAATACAAAGCAGATGCTGAAAAAAGATGGGCATACCATAATGTGTATGTAAAAATGCAAGATGTTATTACAAATGCTACCAACACTACATTTACAAATTATTTTAATACAAAATTAAAAGATAAAATAGGAATGAATGGGTTTTGGAGAAATAGTAACAATTTTAATGTATATTGGAGTAATAGCAGAAGTATGGCTCGTTTTGGATTATTAATTGCTGGCAATGGAAAATGGGAAAACACACAAATTATTTCTGAAGATTTTATAACTGAAGCTACAAATACTTCACAAAGCTTAAACCAATCTTATGGTTATTTATGGTGGTTGAATGGAAAATCTAGTTATCATTTACCACAAAGTCAGGCTACTTTTAATGGAAAATTAATACCTAATGCACCAAATGACTTATTTGCAGCTTTGGGTAAAGACGACCAAAAAATTTATATTGTGCCAAGTAAAAAATTAGTAATTATTAGAATGGGAGAAGCTGCAGATTCTAGCAATTTTGCACTTTCAACTTTTGATGTTGATTTATGGGAAAAGTTGAATTTATTAATCAATTAA
- a CDS encoding DUF4295 domain-containing protein, with protein MAKKSVASLQTGSKRLSKAIKMVKSPKTGAYTFVESIMDPSEVDAFLAKK; from the coding sequence ATGGCAAAGAAATCAGTAGCATCGTTACAAACAGGATCAAAAAGATTAAGTAAAGCTATAAAAATGGTAAAATCTCCAAAAACAGGAGCTTACACATTTGTAGAATCAATTATGGATCCATCAGAAGTAGACGCTTTTTTAGCTAAAAAGTAA
- a CDS encoding helix-turn-helix transcriptional regulator has protein sequence MSIASYSQNKASNVFLRYIDSADVNIYDRPVIANNFLDSIPKPLENSIKGHIAKYYHFKAVISSFLSDDAEVYHYNILSLKYAEKEKNYEMAGASSIELFYNLFVIKKDSTALDYLEKAEKFYTLDNNKKGLIDVMQMRAFTEFNRDNYKKSNDLLIPELAFYKSIEDDSFYYMYALFMLTSNYIHLNEDSSRKKYFNEFRKLENDTTISSSLYKKHSVTLNICMQHLHLEREELDSTFYYLKKVDQLRSSMNNTDKETHFKNYVSYYEKINNREAKNNYIDSLKLHNENLIEKNLSASYNINESLLETSNSLKIETEKKFINRYWILFLAVLLIALIIFILVKQKTIRKKIEEFSKRKKEYTFLQNNHEKLKVKVKGLENYIVEIKKEVKSISSITTLEEQKKRIQELHKGIHHNSSVLLAKGESHLDLINELNVEFFNEISIKHPELNSSERIICYYLFMDFKSKEIAAFINTSVRSIESKRYRIANKLNIKETNYNLTEYLKETFKHTLSS, from the coding sequence TTGAGTATTGCATCATATTCTCAAAACAAAGCCTCTAATGTTTTTTTAAGATATATTGATTCTGCTGATGTAAATATTTACGATCGACCAGTTATTGCTAATAATTTTTTAGATTCCATACCTAAACCTTTAGAGAATAGTATTAAAGGGCATATTGCTAAATACTATCACTTTAAAGCAGTAATTAGTAGTTTTTTAAGTGATGATGCAGAAGTGTATCATTACAATATTCTTTCTTTGAAATATGCAGAAAAAGAAAAGAATTATGAAATGGCTGGCGCTTCAAGTATCGAATTGTTTTACAACCTTTTCGTTATAAAAAAAGATTCAACTGCGTTGGATTATTTAGAAAAAGCAGAAAAATTTTACACATTAGATAACAATAAAAAAGGTCTTATAGATGTAATGCAAATGAGAGCTTTTACAGAGTTTAATCGAGATAACTACAAAAAAAGTAACGACCTACTTATACCTGAATTAGCATTTTATAAATCTATTGAAGACGATTCTTTTTACTATATGTATGCTTTGTTTATGTTAACTTCTAACTATATTCATTTAAACGAAGATAGTTCTCGTAAAAAATATTTTAACGAATTTAGAAAATTAGAAAATGACACCACTATTTCTTCATCTCTTTATAAAAAACATAGTGTTACTTTAAACATTTGTATGCAACATTTGCATTTAGAAAGAGAAGAATTAGATTCGACTTTTTATTATTTAAAGAAAGTAGATCAATTGAGAAGCTCTATGAATAATACAGATAAAGAAACTCACTTTAAAAACTACGTTTCTTACTATGAAAAAATAAACAATAGAGAAGCAAAAAACAACTACATTGATTCATTAAAACTACATAATGAAAACTTGATTGAAAAAAATCTTAGTGCAAGTTATAACATTAATGAATCTCTTCTAGAAACCTCTAATAGCTTAAAAATTGAAACTGAAAAAAAATTTATAAATAGATATTGGATTTTATTTTTAGCAGTATTATTAATTGCATTAATTATTTTTATATTAGTAAAGCAAAAAACAATTAGGAAGAAAATTGAAGAATTTTCGAAAAGGAAAAAAGAGTATACCTTTTTACAAAACAATCATGAAAAATTAAAAGTAAAAGTTAAAGGTCTCGAAAATTATATTGTAGAAATAAAAAAAGAAGTCAAAAGCATTTCTTCAATTACTACTCTAGAAGAACAAAAGAAAAGGATTCAAGAACTTCATAAAGGAATACACCATAACTCATCTGTATTACTAGCCAAAGGAGAGAGTCATTTAGACTTAATTAACGAATTAAATGTTGAGTTTTTTAATGAAATATCTATAAAACACCCAGAATTAAATTCTTCTGAAAGAATAATATGTTACTATTTGTTTATGGATTTTAAAAGTAAAGAAATTGCCGCTTTTATAAACACATCTGTAAGATCTATAGAAAGTAAAAGATATAGAATTGCAAATAAATTAAATATAAAAGAGACAAATTACAACCTTACAGAATATTTAAAAGAGACATTTAAACATACTTTATCATCATAA